In the Drosophila willistoni isolate 14030-0811.24 chromosome 3R, UCI_dwil_1.1, whole genome shotgun sequence genome, AATCATAATCACTTTATCCAGGCAGGTCTTCGATCCAACAATGTCACACCGCTTATCAATTAACCGACACATGGCTAGTTGATAACGTTTAATTATTTTCCGTGGTCTGTGAGGGCTCGTATATTTCTAGTGACTTGAGTAACGCCTCGACTGAAGGATCACGACCTTGGAATCGACGGAACACTTCGGCGGTGGGCAAAGAACCGCCCGAACTGAGGAACGTCTCCTTATAGCGTTTCCCCACGGCAGCATAATCATCGATATTCCGCTGATTGATGAAGCTGCTGGAGATGTCTGCCGCTATCAGTTTGGAATACAAATGACTGAACTGGGCGGCAGCCCAATCACCAGCAAAGATATCAGTCATTGAACAGGGATGCGCATCCTTCTTGTCCAGAGGCATACAATGATAGACAGGCCACAATTTTCGTACAGTGTCTAGCCAAAACGATTCAGAACGATGCAATTCAATATCGAGATCGGCGGCATAGAGTTCCTTGCAGAGATTATAGCCAGCTAATTTCGTTTTGAAAAGGCGCATTTTGCTGGCCAAGGCAGCATCGATAGGTTCACCATTTTCATAGTGACCCGAAAGGGATTGCAGGATAGTGGGATTATCGAGGAAATTGCTCATGACATAGCCAGACACCTGAGAGGCATCCCATTCAATGTTCGATAGACCAGCCAAATCGCTATACTTGGCCTGGGTCAACAGATGTTGCAGTCCCGTACCAAAGGTCTTGAAGAGCATTTGCAGATCATCGTAGCTAAGGAGTGGAGGCTTTTGCGGCTCCGTGGGCTCAGTGAAATTGAAGATGAGGGCGCAGAGTGGGGTCAGGTTAGCTGATTTATTGCTATTTCGTATGCCCACCATCCAGCCATTATTTCGACCAAATTTATGCTCCTTGGAGTAGCAGTCAACGTAGAAGCCACCAACTGGTTCGGAACTAGACGTGGCATCGTTATCAAAGACATGATAGAACTTAACCGCTGGATGCCACACCTCAGCCTGGGTATGCTCCACAATGCGAATGTTGAAGAGTTTCTCGCTGAGACCAAACACACCAGAAAGGACACGAGGCAGGGGAAAGAATTCACTTAGCTTATTTTCATGCAGACTAGACTCAGCGGCCAGCTGTTTGCGCCCCCAGTAGCTTACATCGTAGGCATCCAGTTGATATTGATTTGCTCCTCCGGCGTTGCTGGCATTGGCAAATTTCTGCAACTCTTCCAACTCCACACTCTGTGCTGGCCCAGCAAATTTAAGCAATTTGGCAAAGATCTGCTTCAAATTGTCGACGCTACCAACCATTTTCGTTTGCATGGACATTTCCGCATAGCTGGAGTACCCCAAGAGATTGGCTTGTCGTTTGCGCAGGCCACGAATCTTCTCCAAATGTGTGCTGTTCTCTAGTGATTTGTCCTGTTGCTGGGAAGCTTTAATGGCATTGGCTCGCCACACATTCCATCGCTGTAGCCTGTCGGGGCAGTATTTTAGAAAACCCTCTACTATTTGCGGCTGCAATGTAATCTTCCAGGGACCCTGCAATGCCTGATTGGAATCGCGGGCTGTGGCTTCCAATAGAGTGGGCGGAAAGTCGCGTACCAATTGAAAGTCATTAATAACATGACCAAAGGAGTGGACGGCCATGTTGACTTTGTTTTTGAAGCTTGAACGCTCCCGACCCAGTTGGGTTAGCAGTTGCTTGAGACCGTCTTGTGCATTCTTATCCAGCGCCAATCCATTCAATTTTCCTTCCAGCAGAAATTTCTGACGCAACCGCTGATCATCTCTGTCGCCAGATTCCTTCTGTTTGGTTAGGGCCTGGTAAACAATCTTATTGCAGAATTTAGCCGCTCGAGCGTTGCGAGCTCGCTCATGGATATTCATATAGGACTTTGTTGGGATTAATGTGCTGTTGCCCAAGTAAAGAGCCTTGGCTACACCCCATGTGGTCTCCAATGGGCCAGTGACCGCATCGAGATCGGCAAATATATTCGAACTATCCAGGGGGCCTTTGCCGCTCTGAATATCCTGCTCCAATGACTTGACAACCTTCTCCACGCCAGCTGCCTGTTGTCCAATGGCGCCCAGGCACATTTCAATGGTAATGTCACTAAATGCTGGCAGTCCATCCGCCTTCAGCAGTCCCTCGGTGGGTCCTTCTTCTCCAATTTCGGGCACGCTGAGCAAGAATTcaagtataagtatatacgTAAGTGTTTGCTTTTTTCTCTACAAACTTACAGAACGATATAGCCGGGTCGGCTCTGGGATGTGTGAAGCCAACGCTGCGCGTTATGAGAGAGAAGCGCGTGACGCTGACGTAAAATGTTCAGCATGGCTTAAATACAACaatttaaaactatttatttacaattttttcgGAAAATGCGGTTTACACAACACGCCAATAAGACCGTTCCTCCGCCTCCTCCGTTAGTTCTGCAGAACGTTAGCCAACACTAAGTTCCAATGTAGATATGGATTCAGCCCCTGCACACTGGTTTAAAATCATGTAAATTTTATTGTAAACTACaatcaataataattttgaatagaATTTAGTAATATACACAAATCATTCCCAGGGGAGTTAGCAGATGCAAAgcctattaaaattaaaacatttcaaattaCTGATATTTCTTTGATTCACCCTGTAACGACATGAGATTGTCCTCTGTGTGGGGAAGGCCGACAGGAATATCCGctgaaatgaataaaaatcaaaacttaatttgttgaaataaaaatgtaatgtATATTTCTGTACGCATCTATGACAACTtgcaaaacaaaatccaaGGAAACCAATTActtaatttaacaatttaaaaatataatctTAGATTAATCTTCCTCCTCCATAACGCGACGATGTTGCATTTGTAGTTCAAACCGGCGATTCAAACGAACACCTCTAATGAAATCGGCGTTTTTCTCCTTTCCTGGGCGCTGCTTAAACATTTCCATGTGACGTTG is a window encoding:
- the LOC6650544 gene encoding oligopeptidase A, producing MLNILRQRHALLSHNAQRWLHTSQSRPGYIVLVPEIGEEGPTEGLLKADGLPAFSDITIEMCLGAIGQQAAGVEKVVKSLEQDIQSGKGPLDSSNIFADLDAVTGPLETTWGVAKALYLGNSTLIPTKSYMNIHERARNARAAKFCNKIVYQALTKQKESGDRDDQRLRQKFLLEGKLNGLALDKNAQDGLKQLLTQLGRERSSFKNKVNMAVHSFGHVINDFQLVRDFPPTLLEATARDSNQALQGPWKITLQPQIVEGFLKYCPDRLQRWNVWRANAIKASQQQDKSLENSTHLEKIRGLRKRQANLLGYSSYAEMSMQTKMVGSVDNLKQIFAKLLKFAGPAQSVELEELQKFANASNAGGANQYQLDAYDVSYWGRKQLAAESSLHENKLSEFFPLPRVLSGVFGLSEKLFNIRIVEHTQAEVWHPAVKFYHVFDNDATSSSEPVGGFYVDCYSKEHKFGRNNGWMVGIRNSNKSANLTPLCALIFNFTEPTEPQKPPLLSYDDLQMLFKTFGTGLQHLLTQAKYSDLAGLSNIEWDASQVSGYVMSNFLDNPTILQSLSGHYENGEPIDAALASKMRLFKTKLAGYNLCKELYAADLDIELHRSESFWLDTVRKLWPVYHCMPLDKKDAHPCSMTDIFAGDWAAAQFSHLYSKLIAADISSSFINQRNIDDYAAVGKRYKETFLSSGGSLPTAEVFRRFQGRDPSVEALLKSLEIYEPSQTTENN